In the Leptospira sp. WS4.C2 genome, one interval contains:
- the bfr gene encoding bacterioferritin → MKGKKEVIDILAEVLTAELTAINQYFIHAKLCKNWGYLELADYLRKESIEEMKHADEIIERILYFDGIPDLQKYSKINVGQTVPEMLEHDLQLEYGAVERLNRGIDICVAAKDNGTRELLEKILVSEEEHIDWIETQKSIIESISIQNYLAQKLGDSE, encoded by the coding sequence ATGAAGGGAAAGAAAGAAGTAATCGACATTTTAGCGGAAGTTCTCACTGCAGAACTCACAGCCATCAATCAGTATTTTATCCATGCAAAACTCTGTAAAAACTGGGGGTATCTGGAACTTGCAGACTACCTTAGGAAAGAATCCATCGAAGAGATGAAACATGCTGATGAAATCATTGAAAGGATCTTGTATTTCGATGGTATTCCCGACTTGCAAAAATACTCAAAAATCAACGTAGGGCAGACAGTTCCCGAAATGTTAGAACATGATTTGCAGTTGGAATATGGTGCAGTGGAAAGACTCAATCGAGGAATCGATATCTGCGTGGCAGCAAAAGACAACGGAACCAGAGAACTTTTAGAAAAGATTCTAGTTTCCGAAGAAGAACATATCGATTGGATCGAAACTCAAAAATCGATCATTGAATCCATCAGTATCCAAAACTACTTGGCTCAGAAATTAGGAGACTCGGAATAA